Sequence from the Amphiprion ocellaris isolate individual 3 ecotype Okinawa chromosome 1, ASM2253959v1, whole genome shotgun sequence genome:
gatgtgtgtgtatatatatgaagTGATTATGGATATTCAAGTTCTGTAAAGATAAGCACAATTAAATTGGGACTGTGGTGGCTGGCCAGATGTGAGACCCTTTCATTCATATTCTGTTAAATTTGCGACGGCAATCTTTCTTTTCAGTACTAACTTCTCAGTAAAACTTTCAACACCTGACAAGTTTGAACTGGATGTCGTCGCATAAACAGACGGCATGCAGAAACAATTCACTTCAAGTTGTGTGAAGTGCTTCATTAAaggttttttccacatttaattCCAGTATTAATCCATAAACATCACAGACAGCGAAAGACACAGGTTGCTGCCAAAATGATTAAATCTCAGTCACTTTGCGCTCCAATTTCATATCtattacaaagaaataaatagaaCACTACAGAGAATGTAACAGGCTAGTGAGACTCACCAATAATGAATTGTAATCCCAGATTTGACAAACTAACTGGAgatgaagtttagtttgttgcttccagctgtttgtgggagtctttcctctgaatgtaataaatacctgcagcatcagacagcagcaggactcaTCAAAAGAGAAAGAGTTGTGTACATTTAAACAtgtgaaacaacagcagcaacttcATTATTTCCTTATATAATTCTAAATCCCCTGACATTGAGACAGGGTGGATCAGGATGTAACAGTGTCAGCTTTCCTTCCTATCAGActggtgagctgtcacacagaatcgtggtttatcagctgcagttaaatcattgTAATGGATGGAACGCCATCACAGCTGTTAGgacatttctattttaattgTGGTAAAGTGGTAGATTGATTTacatcacacatggacagaaatCGTATGTTTATGAAATCATAATCATTGTTAggtatttggacagtttgataaCCTTGATATTAGTTTAGATTCAGTCTGCTTATTGGTGCACTTGATGTTTTGTCTGATCCCACCTGCATAATAGATGTCATGCCGTGGCACTGTGTCACTTTCATGGTTATGAAGCTGTGAGAAACATTGGCGTAAAAGTGACGAATGACCGAATGCCGCCTCTTTAACGtactgatgaagcagcaatgcTACGTACCCTAAGTGCAAAAAAGGGATTTAGGCCCATTGTCCATGAGGACATAGGGCTGCCAAATCATACAATTGTGTCAGGAAGTGCATAGAAGATCTCTTATAGACATTTTGAGCAATTAATGCACACTTGTGTCCACATTTCTGCAGACTGTGCCTGAGGGATTTACCCACTGTTTGTACAAACGTGTTTGTCCAATGATGGCCCATATTAACCCACAATACCATGAAGCATATTTCGGTGTCATAAAGGTAACATGATGTTGCAAAGTGCTACCCCAATCCAGTTTATACCATTTTGAACCCATTGCACCTTCATGCACTCAGTTGTTTACCAGGTGACGCCACATGGAATTATTAATGGGACACCTCCCTCAAGTGGGTGAAGCCTGAACTGCATataatttttacttcttttctttcattattcaCCCTTCAAGCAGTAAATGCACCTTGTATTTATTTGACATCCTTTAAACTTTTGTGCTAAATTAACAGAATTTGTTGGTGTGCAGTAGCAGGATTTGTTTAAGAAGTGGTTGAcccaaaattgcagaaaagagGTTGGTGTAAAAATTTTCCCTATAACCTTTTGTGAAATGTGACATGCacatagttgttttgtttggccATGTTTTTGAGATAGACTTGACTTGTCCCAAAATGCTAAATTCTTGTGCTACAGCagccaaataataaaataaaaataggtaccttaaaataaatacacttaaagtaataaaatagctttaaaaaaaaggagtAATACGATTGAAAATAATGACATCCAACTTCAAGAATTCTGCTGCCAGCCAATTCAGAGGAGTTGagtacaattacatttttttttgttgttcacagaatttaaaaatagcattttagaAGCTCACAGCAGCCTGTCTGTTTCTGTGATTATTccacaaagaaaaaagttcCAAGTGACAGTGAGTTCTGTGGATTGTCAACAAACTGGAGACATCGTTTCTGGAAAGACATGAAACcgtttcattttacttttttcatttctccACTCTGAACACTACAAAAGAAATTGTCATTAAGCTACGTTTTCTTGTGATGTTCCATTTTTGAACTTTAGGTAATAGTTGTAAACAGTATTATTTAAATATGTGCTACTCAGTACTGTTCTAACAATGAATACTTGTGTTTATAGACACTGTTGCCTCATAACACAGTACACAGTGGAACAGCTATGAAGTAGTGACAACAATGTTGACAGTATTGAAAAGGTTTTGGTGAGAttagaaaaactgtaaaataatgagttAATTTGTAGGAAAAAGCCTTTTTGCCCAGTACTTGTCAAATCTGAAATTGCCAATAGTCTTTTAAAGTTTGCATGTGATGTCAGAATGCAgtcagaatttttaaattttccatGTAGTACCTTTACAGTATAGCTGCATTAACTATTGGGGCCATCTGggggcagcagaaacaaactaaCCACTGACATACTTTCACCTTTTAAGTCAGTCTGGCAAATCTGTTACCAAACAATtgtttatttacacatccaACAGTcgcagagcaactttaaatttTATCTGGAGTTATGTTCCTGTTTGTCTGATGAATGTAAGCATAACATTTACCTGTTTTTACCAAATATCTATCTCTTTATCTGCTAAATGCTGTATAATGTTTGCAAACTGTCTCAGTCTGGTTATTGctacacacattttcacattttcatttgatATGTTGTTATAAAAATTCCAATTAAAGACAATTGAAGCATTAATTTCTAAGGAATTCTATTTATTGgaattctttttttccacattattatTGTACATTTAGCGTCAATGCAAAAAGATATGCACACAGCTGTACTGTATAtcttgaaaaaggaaaaaacatcaaGAACAGAACTTGTTAGTCGgttgtcaaaacaaaaaaatccgaTGCCAaaatttttcttgcttttggcTTGTTTAGACAACACATAACACATTTAGCAAACTCTGTTCCATCAACATACACATTTCTTATTTACTGACTTTTGTCAAATATACATCATAATTGCAAAACATTTTGCATGTACTTAAAAAATCACAGATGGTTAGTCAGCCTTTACCAGacagtgtatatatgtatgtcaACTTTAAGAAAACAAAACGAAATcgtgattaatttttttaaagttacataGTAAGTAGTAAATAAATGATAAGCCAAATGCCAACATATATTTTGCTTTTGGCTTGTTGAAACAATACTTATTCAACATAAGCAACAAAGCCTGTTACATcagcatacaaaaaaaaaaaaaaaaaactcggaacAAAAAAGAATGGAAAAGAAATAGTGACATTAGAAAATGTCTTTCTCACATGTGCACATGCATATCAACTTGAAGAAAGGCAAAAAGagataaatacataaaagtaaagaaaatgacataattATCCGATATCCACTTTCTTGTTAGTtattgtctggaaaaaaatcagATGCCAAAGTTTATCTTGCTTTTGGCTTGTTTAAACAACACATAACACATGGAGCAAAGTTTGTTCCATCAACATACAGATTTCTTATTTACTGACTTTTGCATCataactgaaaaatattttacatatactTAAAAAAACTGATATATCAGAAAATGTCAGTCTCAAATGGACGGTGTATCTATatcaactttaaaaaatgaaattgtaatCATTAATTTTTTGCAGTTACATAGTTAATAATAAATCATAAATCAAATGCCAACATATATCTTGATTTTTGCTTGTTGAGACAATCCTTATTCAACTTAAGTAACAAAGCCTGTTACATCAACATACACATTCCTTACTGTTTTAAACTCTTTgcaaccccccccaaaaaaacactgaagaaataGACATGACAAAATGTCTCTCACATGGCCTGTGCACATGCATATCAActtgaaaaacagtaaaaaatagaaatccataaaaataaagaaaatgacataattACCAGATTTTCACTTTCTCGTCGGTTATTGTCTGAAAAATTCagatgctgcagtttttctTACTGTTGGCTTGTTTAGACAACACATAATAATCATGAGCAATAAAACATGCACATCATAATAATGTTTTCCATGTCCATATTAGAAATAAAACTGTAGAAACGTAAAAAATAGAGACATTAGAAAATGTCTCAATCACATGGTCTGTGTGGGGATTAActtgaaaaaaggaaataaaattgTAATCATTTAACACTGAGCAAAAATTCCTCCCAAAAAACACAGTTACCGGGTTTTCCACTTCCTTATAGtttgtctgaaaaacaaaaacaaaaaaaaaaagtgccacaGTTTTCCTTGCTGTTGCCagttttagatgacatataaaCAGGAGagaatgagaaacaaagtcTGTTACATCAgtataaatatttctttttgacTGACCTTTATCAGTACACAGTCAAGTTAAAATCTGTTGCATATACATGTTAGAAATAAAATGatagtaacaataataaaatagtgACATATTGGAAAGTTTGTCTCACATGACCTGTATGTCAACATCATAATCATCAGTATCACTAGTGTTTATGTATGCCGCTGTGCCCCCCAAAACACCAACTTTCTACATcagacaaatgacaacaaaatttcAAGTTTGAGATACAAATATTCCCAGCttttaaactgaataattgtgGGGTAAAAATCTTGCatgtttaaatgctgttttgctTGAAAAGATTTGTTCAAATTaatttactttatattaaacGCTTCTCTTAGACCTTTCAGAGCTTGTTCCTTTGTGATCCTCCTCCAGGCCTCTGGAACATCAGCTGGCTTTGCTTTATATTCTTCAGCAAATCTGTCATTATACTTTACCAGGACATACTTCCAGTAGTCAGATGCTTCTATGGTGGGATCTGGGGGAATGTGCCAGTCTGGATAGTATGTGGTGTACTCTTTGTAAGGATGCCATTGAGATTTAGTGTCTTCATTTCTGAAGGTCTTTTCACTCTGCACATCAGTGGTACACAGTGCATGAACCAGTTTGCGACTTTCATGACTGTGGAATCTACCCAGACCTTGTGGTCGATGTAAAGCTGCGTGATGCTGCTTGTGTTCTTTGCCTCCAGCCTCACAGGGAACGTCACAAAATGGACATTGTTGTCCGCAACCAAACACTCGCTTAAAAAGCTCATCCTGTGGTTTGATTGGAAGTTTGGCAAGACTCTCAGTGACATCACTAGGGTTTATGAATTCCTTCTGAAGCTGTCCACTTAAGTCTTCTATTGAGTTCTTGAGGCACTCAATAAAGGGATGGCATGCACTTTGGATTTGAAACAGGGTGGCTTTCTCATCCTCCACTGAAACTGAGATGTCTTTAATCAGATATTTGTGCATGTTGCTGATGAGCTCTGTGATGCTCTCTGTGTTGTCTGGCAGCAGAACCCCATTCTCTCCTTTTGAGGCTTGTTCTATTGCTTCTGCTATTTTGTTAACTATGATCTGCAGATTCTTGTTCTTCAGTTTGCACAAACTCTGGTCTTCAGACATTTTGTGCAGAATGTGCTGATATATCCAGTCCTTCACATATTTTTCATAGTTACTGCTGTACTTGACAAAATTGTCAAAGTCTTCCTGATGCAGTAAATCTTGTTGAATGTTGTACTGGAAGAAGGAACGGGAGCTGAACTGTGCTGAATGGTTGCTTGTCAAAATTTCTTCCACAATGTCAATTCCCAGAGATCTGTTGATGTAGTCTTCCACAGCAGGTTTGatgcaaaatgtgacaaaatctgTTGCTTTGCGCTGACAGTCGTCTCTCTGTTTGTACAAATCAAGGAAGTCTGACAAGTACTGAGTCTTGTACTTCTCCAACTGAGTTTTGGGATCATTATCGGACAaatattttctgtgcattttcagGAACTCCCTTGTGGCAATGCCACAAATATGAAGTTTGAGGTCAATCTCatactttgtgtttgttttgtgttgcttgtaACTGTTTTTAAGGAATTCATCGATTTTTTCTAGAAGATCTCTTGTGAAAGAGTCATGGTAATCTCCATTTGTCCTGACTTTATCAAATACAAACTGTGTACAAGACTCAATAACAGTATCTGTAACGCTCTGCAAAGCTCCTTTCCACAGATACGTTTTAAGCCACGAGTCTATATGGTCCCGACTGACTTTAAATGGACCCCTCCCAGTTTCCTTTAAGTCAGTGTTGTTTAATTCCTCATTGACATTCAGGTTTGAGAAGTTTTTTCTCAATTGCATCAGGACATTTCCAGCAATGTCTTGCTCTTTCAGGCCAGAAACTGGCAACTCTGCAGTGGCTTTATCCCACATCTTTTCAAACTCACATGCCAGTTGTTCATCAGACAGTGTGGAGTTTTTACAGTCACTCAAGAGCTTCATGACCTTCTCCTCAATGTCACCTCTACATTTCCTCTGTATGTCTTGAGCCTTCTTAGTGGTTATTTTAAGGGCAAAGATGCAGTCCAGTTTTGTAGTCACAGATTGTTCAATTTCATTTGCAAGACTACTGATACTGTTATAAAAGTCAGCTTTGTATTTTTCTATCAGATTTATGTGTCTGTCCTTCCTTTTGTAGTATTGCTGAAGTTTCTCCTTCATTTGTGTTCGCTGATCTGTTATTTTTTGGAACACTTCAACTTTTTTTGATGCAACCAGTCCATTCCAAGTTTCCTCTTCAGCTTCATTGtcagcattttttatttctatctcAGCTTCTGTCTGCCAGGAGAGAATCTCTTTTCTGAACTCCCATTCCCATTGATTGAAGTCTTTGCAAAGGTTGTCATATGCACGAACCACAAGAACATTTCTGAAACTAAAGATGAAGTTCTCGTACTTCACTGCCTTCCAGAGACTTTTCACCCACTCTAGAAACTCTGGGATCTGTGCAATTTCATTGCCTCTGTCACTTTTCATTGACTCCAACAGATTTTTCTTGAAATCGGCCACAGCTTGACTGTAACCTGTGTTCACTGGTGCCATCGGAGGGGTTCCATGCCAGAGTCCTGGGATGTTCCAGTTGTTCTTTTCTATGTCATAGTCCAGCACGTCTGTGAATGCTTTTATCGAAGGGTGTCTATCCATTTCAGCAgcaatttgagtcatttcattGAGTTGGTCCAAGAGACGTTGTCTTTCTGTCATGCACTTGGAATCAGCTGAGACTCCTGCAACATTCTGgtggacaaaatgacaaactggcCTTTTTCCAATTTCCTTCATTCTCAAGAATGCATGAGCTGTGATTTGCAAGACATCTTTCATTTCAGTTGCATTCTCCATTGCAATGTTGATGATGGTGACATCACTCAAGCCGATGACAAAAGTTGCCAGCTGGTTGTCATGTTCATAACTGTCATCTAGTTGTGCCAGATCAGGAGATTTTAGACCCTCTGTGTCAATGAGAACTACAAAGTCATAATTGAGTTCTTGTTTCAAATCTTGTCCAACTGGAAGGAAGACCATATAAGCTCCTCTTGTGCATCTGCCACTGCTGACAGGAAACTGCACACCAAACATGGTGTTGAGGAGTGTTGACTTCCCTGAACTTTGAACACCCAACACAGTCAGTACCAACAATCTGCTCCTCTCTCCAACCTTCTTATGGAGCTCCATCAGCACATCTGTGACCCATCTCTGTGGGATATTAGAGGCATCTCCGTCCAAGAGCTCTAAAGGATATCCATCCAACAGCATTTCAGCAGCCAAACCTGGCAGATGAGACATTTCACCAACAGTTTCTTGTGACTGCAAGTAAACCCCATAGATCAGTCCCATCTCTCTCATGTAATGCTCTATTCCCAAAGAGCTCTCCAGCAAAGCTTGATCTAACTCTGCAATgagttttacttcttttttcttgCACTCCTCCTTGAATTTGTTGCGCAGTCTACACAGTTTGTTCCTTGAATATGTGTCAAGCTTTAATTTCATCCACTtaagaaatacatttcttttttctttgtctcttgtAGATAAATTCTCAATGAAAGTCTTCATTGCTTTGGACAGTTTGTATCGTCCTTGTTTCTGCCTGATTCCTTTTATT
This genomic interval carries:
- the LOC111574473 gene encoding up-regulator of cell proliferation-like, with amino-acid sequence MNTDQQGLAALLNFLSKTGLEEFYPNKLTLQSLLEINKNSVYEKAVSSLEDIPWCFLRNLVKINAECRNCTQISTNHEENTEDCDFDLYTADDSDNKVNVLDLIVALFHCADSFLQQEMALKMSMCQFSVPLLLPYGNKSQCSLMLWALRDVVKEWRPHDLSESRGFVEDNIVQTNIPFYSFVRLRNCSLSKSQILNQILSRGQQNHNIFIHRDMEGGTLQREIANGLVEVCWYLPSGRENFDIFPEPVAFANLRGDVCESLAQFNFLFQVSTATFVFLDKIEENEQDVLASLQNVKSKLVLVINRREKGATEDMMSVKKAVEKLDLPKSSVKTKDPRVNGAEFSKKLCTAIKTSLLEVKTTISIVNMLDKASELGLSVDESKTDKQRKTADELIDGTGVRHVPQYKTQQLPLQGDDWKRLSQLEKEVCRLKKSGEDFKSQLEEEIKGIRQKQGRYKLSKAMKTFIENLSTRDKEKRNVFLKWMKLKLDTYSRNKLCRLRNKFKEECKKKEVKLIAELDQALLESSLGIEHYMREMGLIYGVYLQSQETVGEMSHLPGLAAEMLLDGYPLELLDGDASNIPQRWVTDVLMELHKKVGERSRLLVLTVLGVQSSGKSTLLNTMFGVQFPVSSGRCTRGAYMVFLPVGQDLKQELNYDFVVLIDTEGLKSPDLAQLDDSYEHDNQLATFVIGLSDVTIINIAMENATEMKDVLQITAHAFLRMKEIGKRPVCHFVHQNVAGVSADSKCMTERQRLLDQLNEMTQIAAEMDRHPSIKAFTDVLDYDIEKNNWNIPGLWHGTPPMAPVNTGYSQAVADFKKNLLESMKSDRGNEIAQIPEFLEWVKSLWKAVKYENFIFSFRNVLVVRAYDNLCKDFNQWEWEFRKEILSWQTEAEIEIKNADNEAEEETWNGLVASKKVEVFQKITDQRTQMKEKLQQYYKRKDRHINLIEKYKADFYNSISSLANEIEQSVTTKLDCIFALKITTKKAQDIQRKCRGDIEEKVMKLLSDCKNSTLSDEQLACEFEKMWDKATAELPVSGLKEQDIAGNVLMQLRKNFSNLNVNEELNNTDLKETGRGPFKVSRDHIDSWLKTYLWKGALQSVTDTVIESCTQFVFDKVRTNGDYHDSFTRDLLEKIDEFLKNSYKQHKTNTKYEIDLKLHICGIATREFLKMHRKYLSDNDPKTQLEKYKTQYLSDFLDLYKQRDDCQRKATDFVTFCIKPAVEDYINRSLGIDIVEEILTSNHSAQFSSRSFFQYNIQQDLLHQEDFDNFVKYSSNYEKYVKDWIYQHILHKMSEDQSLCKLKNKNLQIIVNKIAEAIEQASKGENGVLLPDNTESITELISNMHKYLIKDISVSVEDEKATLFQIQSACHPFIECLKNSIEDLSGQLQKEFINPSDVTESLAKLPIKPQDELFKRVFGCGQQCPFCDVPCEAGGKEHKQHHAALHRPQGLGRFHSHESRKLVHALCTTDVQSEKTFRNEDTKSQWHPYKEYTTYYPDWHIPPDPTIEASDYWKYVLVKYNDRFAEEYKAKPADVPEAWRRITKEQALKGLREAFNIK